Proteins found in one Terriglobia bacterium genomic segment:
- a CDS encoding glycosyltransferase family 39 protein codes for MNIAPTVNADTPSVSAKVRAIFLSGSAVVGLLAAAKFVVHMASAKVYGPFIDELYFLACGQHLAWGYVDLPPLTALQAWLTRALFGDSMYSIRLFPSLAGAGLVILTGALVRAFGGKRFAQGLAALAVLVAPVYLGFDSYLSMNSIEPLIWMGCALVIVRIIQSGNTKLWLWFGLLAGVGMLNKNTMLMFGFAVGLGLLLTPERRLMWNRWFFIAGGIALVIFLPNLVWMIRHHFPHLELLANIKRNGRDVVFTPLQFLLMQAEMMHPASCPIWLVGLYSFLARRPARPYRALGWAYPIALATLLILQAKVYYLMPVYPMLLAGGAVVIEEWLARPHLTWVRPAYVALLAFSGALIAPAYLPILPPETYLRYTNALGITQAKIENRGTNAMPQFFADRFGWHEMIQAVAKVYYALPPEERSKTAIIGNDFGQCGAVDFYGPEYGLPRSIGTHLTYWLWGPRDYTGEIMIVLGDTRKGASQWFDSVEEVAKVGRPYAMRQEQFQILLCRKPKGGTTLQEIWPRIKNYN; via the coding sequence ATGAACATCGCCCCGACCGTTAATGCAGATACTCCATCCGTATCCGCAAAAGTTCGCGCGATCTTTCTCAGTGGCAGTGCTGTCGTCGGCCTCCTGGCCGCCGCCAAGTTCGTCGTGCACATGGCGAGCGCAAAGGTCTACGGCCCTTTTATCGACGAGCTCTACTTTCTGGCTTGTGGCCAGCACCTCGCGTGGGGTTATGTAGATTTGCCGCCGCTGACAGCTCTGCAGGCGTGGCTTACCCGGGCCCTCTTCGGCGACTCCATGTACTCGATCCGCCTGTTCCCGTCGCTCGCGGGGGCGGGTCTCGTGATCCTTACAGGTGCCCTCGTGAGGGCATTCGGCGGCAAGCGTTTTGCGCAGGGTCTGGCCGCCCTCGCCGTTCTGGTGGCACCCGTCTACCTCGGCTTCGACAGCTACCTGTCGATGAACTCAATCGAGCCGCTGATCTGGATGGGATGCGCCCTCGTGATTGTTCGGATCATCCAAAGCGGGAACACCAAGCTCTGGCTCTGGTTCGGGTTGCTCGCGGGCGTGGGCATGCTGAACAAAAATACCATGCTGATGTTTGGGTTCGCGGTGGGCCTCGGGCTGCTGCTGACGCCGGAACGCAGGCTGATGTGGAACCGCTGGTTTTTTATTGCGGGCGGGATCGCCCTGGTGATTTTTCTGCCCAATCTGGTCTGGATGATCCGCCACCACTTCCCGCACCTGGAACTGCTTGCCAATATTAAGCGCAACGGCCGTGATGTCGTGTTCACGCCCCTGCAGTTCCTCTTGATGCAGGCCGAGATGATGCATCCGGCGAGTTGCCCTATCTGGCTGGTGGGGCTTTACAGCTTTCTGGCACGTCGCCCCGCCAGACCGTATCGGGCGCTGGGCTGGGCTTACCCGATCGCCCTGGCCACCCTGCTGATACTCCAGGCGAAGGTCTATTACCTCATGCCGGTTTATCCGATGCTCCTCGCGGGAGGTGCCGTGGTGATAGAGGAATGGCTGGCGCGCCCGCACCTCACCTGGGTACGGCCCGCGTATGTGGCGCTGCTGGCGTTCTCGGGAGCCCTCATCGCACCGGCGTATTTACCTATCCTGCCGCCGGAAACCTACCTCCGCTACACAAACGCACTCGGCATCACGCAGGCCAAGATTGAAAATCGGGGCACCAATGCCATGCCTCAGTTTTTCGCGGATCGCTTTGGCTGGCATGAGATGATCCAAGCCGTCGCAAAGGTGTATTACGCTTTGCCTCCCGAGGAAAGATCCAAGACGGCGATCATCGGCAACGACTTCGGGCAGTGTGGAGCCGTCGATTTCTATGGACCGGAGTATGGCCTGCCCAGGTCAATCGGGACTCATCTGACTTACTGGCTGTGGGGGCCGCGTGATTATACGGGCGAGATCATGATCGTGCTCGGCGACACCAGGAAAGG